GGGTCGGTGGAGACGACCCGGCCGATCTCCCCGGGGGCGGTGTGGGACCAGCGCACACCGCGCCTGTCCATGATCACGACGTACTCGGCGCCGGTCGCCTGTCGTATCCGCTCGGCCTTGGCCTGAACCGGACCATCGGCCGTCGGCCGCGAGCCGAGCAGTTCGTCGGCGACCTCCGGAGATGCGGTGGTCTCGGCGATGGCGAGCGCGCGGCGCATCGCCTGATCGTCGAGCTGAGCGCTGAGGGGCGCGAGAAAGAGGCCGGTGGCGAGCACGGTGACACCGGCGGCGATTGCCAGCTGCATCAGCAGGACCTGCGAGAAGACCCGCTGCGGCCAGCCGAACCGCCGGCGCCGGGCGGGGGTGGTCGGTACGGGGCTCATGCCTAGGAACGGTAGAGGGCGGGCGGCCCTTTCTGAAATTTCCGGTCTACGTACATCGATGCCGGCCGGCACCACGACGCGGCATGCCCGGCTCACGGGCACGGCCGGCACTGGCCGGCCGGCGGCGCGGTTCAGCGAAGTGGAGGCCCACCACTCCTGATGTCCGGGCGCCTCCCCGCGATCATGGCAACGGCCTGGGCGGGCGGGGACCGTTGTAGTGCCCGCTCGGCCGCATCCGCAGCGGGCGCTCCTCGTACTCCTCCAGTGCATGCGCGATCCAGCCGGCCGTCCGCGCCACCGCGAAGACCGTCTCGCCCGCCTCGGCCGGCATTCCGGAAGCCACCGACAGCACCGCGAGCGCCAGGTCGACATTGGCGTGCAGCTCCACATGGCGGGCAGTCGTGGCCTCCACCTCACGCGCCGCCTCGAGAGCCGGACGGGCGCCGGGAAGCTCCTCGAGCGCGCCGAACAGCGCCACCGCACGCGGGTCCCGCCCCGGGTAGAGCCGGTGGCCGAGCCCCGGCACCCGCCGCCCCGCCCGCAGATGGTCCGCCACGACGGCCGCCGCGCTGCCCCGCTCCAGCACCTCGGCGAGCATCCGGTGCGCGAGCCCGCTCGCGGCTCCGTGCAGCGGACCCTCCAGAGCGCCGAGTCCCGCGGACACCACGGCATACGGATGGGCGCGCGCCGAGGCCGCGACCCGTACGGCCAGCGTCGATGCGGCCAGATCGTGGTCGATCAGCAGGGAGAGCGCCATGTCCAGTACCCGAAGGGATGGTTCGTCCGGCTGTGCGGGAGTCAGCCGCGTCCAGAGCCGCTGGGCGAGCCGGGCCTCGCCGCGGTGCGGCCGGCCTGCCGCGGGTAGGGCGTCGACCAGGATGGGAATCAGGGTGCGGGCGCTGCCCAGCACCGCCTCCCGGTCGAGGTCGAAACGGAGCGGATCGGCGACGGCCGCGGCGATCGCGGCCACCCGCAGCCGGTCCGTCGAGCCGCTGTGCGCGGGCAGCGCATCGACCGCGCGGCGAGCGGCGGCCAGCGGCTCGGCGGGGGCGGTGAACCGGACGCCCGCGTGCATGGTGCCGGTCCACAGCCAGTCGGCGATCTCCTCGTAGCCGTAATGGCGGGCGAGTTCGGTCGCGTCCACACCGCGGAAGTAGTAGCGGTCCTTGTCGATGAGCGTGATGCCGGTGCGGATCCGCTGGGTGACATCTCTCCCCGCGGAGGGCTCTCGGCGGCCCTTGCGGACGAGCGCGTCGACCTCTTTCGCGTCGAAGGTGCTGCCGCGCCCGGCGGGATCGCGTCGGCTGGAGAGCTGTCCGCGGCTGACATACGCGTACACCGTCTCCGGCTTCACGCCCAGCCGCTCGGCTGCTTCCCGGGTGGTCAGCCGCTCTCCGTCCGCTTCCTGGTCCGTCATGAGGTCACCGTACACATATTGATCTAATCAATATTGACAGTGATTGAGTCAAGCATGGACAGTCGAATCAAGTTCAGGGAGGACACCATGCAGAGCACCGGGACCACCACACCCCTCGACATACCGCGCGGACTCGCGGGCGTCGTCGTCACCGACACCGCGCTCGGGGACGTCAGGGGGCGCGAGGGCTTCTATCACTACCGTCAGTACTCGGCCGTCGAGCTCGCGGAGAGCCGCGGCTTCGAGGACGTCTGGCACCTGATGTTCCACGGCGAACTGCCGGACGCCGCGCAGCGGACCGAATTCCTGGCGCGCACC
This portion of the Streptomyces sp. NBC_01750 genome encodes:
- a CDS encoding citrate synthase, whose protein sequence is MTDQEADGERLTTREAAERLGVKPETVYAYVSRGQLSSRRDPAGRGSTFDAKEVDALVRKGRREPSAGRDVTQRIRTGITLIDKDRYYFRGVDATELARHYGYEEIADWLWTGTMHAGVRFTAPAEPLAAARRAVDALPAHSGSTDRLRVAAIAAAVADPLRFDLDREAVLGSARTLIPILVDALPAAGRPHRGEARLAQRLWTRLTPAQPDEPSLRVLDMALSLLIDHDLAASTLAVRVAASARAHPYAVVSAGLGALEGPLHGAASGLAHRMLAEVLERGSAAAVVADHLRAGRRVPGLGHRLYPGRDPRAVALFGALEELPGARPALEAAREVEATTARHVELHANVDLALAVLSVASGMPAEAGETVFAVARTAGWIAHALEEYEERPLRMRPSGHYNGPRPPRPLP